From Gemmatimonadaceae bacterium:
TGGTACCTCTGCACGTTCTCCGGCTTCACGGCAAGCCGGCGGATCGTTTACGTCAGCCCGTATGTCCAGACGGTTGCGTTAGCACAGGCGGTTAACGCCGCATGGTTCAACTATGTGCGCCAGACCTATCCAGTCGACAAGCTCGGGTCCCAAAAGGCTGACTGTGAACCTGGCTCCTCGGATCCGCAGACGCGGGCATTTTCCGTGAGCTACGAGGACAAGATGTTGGCGGACGGTAAGACAGACGTCACCAACGTCAACTGGTCCTACGCGCCGGTCGAAGCGGCCACTCACGCAGTGACGGCGGCAGACACAGGGGCCGCGCCGCCGCCGGGAGAGTTTTACGTCTACTGCTATTCCGAGCAGTCCGCGCCCACGGTCTACTTCACCGGGATTTTCATAGGCAAACCAGACAGCCGCCGAAACCCACCCGATTTCGGGACGATCGCAAACGCCTACCTGTTGTTCCTCCAGCAGAAGTACTCCTTCAAGACCGCCTCCGGCGCGCAACCGAGGTGTGTTGGTCGGAGAAGCGCTGCCCCGCAAGGTCCGGGAAGCGAGGGGTATTACGAAGACCAATTCAAGAAATCGAACAAGCAGATCGTCGAGACCGGCTGGAAGTACGCGAAGTGATCGACTAATGCGCGCCGGCGGCCGCGCTCACCCTGTCGGCTCGCGGTGCCCGGAGCAGGCGGCGACAGAGTGCGCGCATGACGCGTGATCGCGCGGAGCTCGTTAGGCGGGGACTGCTACTCAACTATCTCACCATCGGTTACAACACGATGGAAGCCGTCATCGCCCTCGTCGCTGGTCTCGGTACGGGCAGCGCGGCGCTTGTCGGGTTTGGTTTCGACAGCGTGATCGAAGTTACCGCGAGCGGTGCCGCTCAGTGGCGCCTGCGCGCCGACGTCGCGCCCGAGAGGCGCGATCACGTCGAGCGGCGCACGCGTCGGATCGTCGCATGGTGCTTTCTCATGCTCGCTGTCTACGTCAGCGGTGACAGCGCCAAATCGCTCTGGCTGCGCGAACGACCTGCCCGCAGCATGCTCGGCATCGCGATTCTCGCACTCTCTGTCGTTGTGATGCCGATGCTCGCCCGAGCCAAATCGCGTGTCGCACGAGCGATGCGAATTGATACGCTGGAAAGCGAATCCCGGCAGACATCACTGTGCGCCTACTTGTCGGCCATCGCGCTCGGCGGGGTCGCGCTCAACGCGCTCGCCGGATGGTGGTGGGCCGATCCTGTTGCCGCGTTGCTCATGGTACCGATCATTGCTCGAGAGGGAGTCGGCGCATTGCGCGGCGACCGATGCAGCGACGACGCATGTGCGCCTCAAGGCCGATCATCTCCTGGTTAGCGAAACAACACCGTGGCGGATGCTTACCGCACGGCGCCCAACGCACGGGTGTCACAGCGTCGCGCCGCGGAGCAACTGCGCGTTGATCGCCACGATCACCGTGCTGAGCGACATGAGCGCCGCGCCAACCGCGGGCGACAGCACAACGCCAACCGGCGCCAGCAGTCCGGCCGCAAGCGGAATGGCAACCACGTTGTAGCCGGCCGCCCACCAGAGGTTCTGCACCATCTTGCGGTAGCTTGCGCGGCTCAATGCGATGACGCGCGGCACGTCGCGCGGATCGTTGCGCACGAGCACCACGTCGCCGGCCTCGACCGCGACATCGGTGCCGCCCCCGATTGCGATACCCACATCCGCTGTCGCCAGCGCCGGAGCATCGTTCACGCCGTCGCCAACCATGGCGACCCGCTTGCCCGCGCGTTTGAGCGACTCGACCCTGGCCGCTTTGTCGCCGGGTTGCACATCCGCAAACACCGTGCTGATCCCAAGCGTCGACGCGACCGCCTTCGCGACCGCCTCGACGTCTCCTGTCATCATGATGACATCGACACCGGCACCGCGCAGCGCATCGACCGCGGCTCGTGACTCCGGCCGCACCACATCGGCGACAGCCAACACGGCCACCGGCGATGCCTCCCGCACGAGGAAGATCGCGGTCTGGCCGCGTTCTCCTGCCCGCTGCGCCGCCGCGCCTAACGCTGGCGGCACGGCCACCGACAGCGCTCGCAGGAGCGCCGGGCCGCCCACGTACAGCTCACGGCCATCGACCGTCGCCCGGACATCCTGGCCGGGCAGCGCTTCGAACCCGGACGCCGGTGGTATCGTTAGGCCGCGCGCTTCCGCCGTTCGCACGATGCCGCGCCCGATCATATGCTCCGAGTCGCGCTCCACGGCGGCGGCGAAGCGGAGCGCGTCGTCCGCCGAGAACGCATCAA
This genomic window contains:
- a CDS encoding cation transporter, with protein sequence MTRDRAELVRRGLLLNYLTIGYNTMEAVIALVAGLGTGSAALVGFGFDSVIEVTASGAAQWRLRADVAPERRDHVERRTRRIVAWCFLMLAVYVSGDSAKSLWLRERPARSMLGIAILALSVVVMPMLARAKSRVARAMRIDTLESESRQTSLCAYLSAIALGGVALNALAGWWWADPVAALLMVPIIAREGVGALRGDRCSDDACAPQGRSSPG
- a CDS encoding heavy metal translocating P-type ATPase: MRATMPPRPGAPATTWQCSAGSSGSRCSSRSRRSHGDTCCRTRSATPRPARSGLLIRDRRGLEEARKVDTVVFDKTGTLTRGEFGVVDIATIDAFSADDALRFAAAVERDSEHMIGRGIVRTAEARGLTIPPASGFEALPGQDVRATVDGRELYVGGPALLRALSVAVPPALGAAAQRAGERGQTAIFLVREASPVAVLAVADVVRPESRAAVDALRGAGVDVIMMTGDVEAVAKAVASTLGISTVFADVQPGDKAARVESLKRAGKRVAMVGDGVNDAPALATADVGIAIGGGTDVAVEAGDVVLVRNDPRDVPRVIALSRASYRKMVQNLWWAAGYNVVAIPLAAGLLAPVGVVLSPAVGAALMSLSTVIVAINAQLLRGATL